Proteins co-encoded in one Epinephelus moara isolate mb chromosome 11, YSFRI_EMoa_1.0, whole genome shotgun sequence genomic window:
- the maf1b gene encoding MAF1 homolog, negative regulator of RNA polymerase III b codes for MKLLESSSFEALSSRLCVETGESRILGRMESYSCKMAGDDKHMFKQFCQEGEPHVLEALSPPQSTSATSPSQLGKSSEDGENPLSDKCCRKTLFYLITTLNESFRPDYDFSAARAHEFSREPSLNWVANAVNSSLYSAVGEEFNSLGPELWNAIDQEINLQGCDIYSYNPDLDSDPFGEEGSLWSFNYFFYNKKLKRIVFFTCRSVSVLSGYGRDSLDNELDMELDDEEEMDGFTEDRFPRALCV; via the exons ATGAAACTATTGGAAAGCTCCAGCTTTGAAGCCCTCAGCTCCCGGCTGTGTGTTGAAACAGGAGAGTCTCGCATCCTTGGCAG AATGGAGAGCTACTCCTGCAAGATGGCAGGGGATGATAAACATATGTTCAAGCAGTTCTGCCAGGAGGGGGAGCCACATGTCCTGGAGgccctctctccccctcagtCCACCAGTGCCACCAGCCCTTCACA GCTGGGGAAGAGCAGTGAGGACGGGGAGAACCCCCTGAGTGACAAGTGTTGCAGGAAGACTCTTTTCTACCTCATCACCACACTCAATGAGTCTTTTCGGCCGGACTATGACTTCAGCGCCGCACGGGCCCACGAGTTCAGCCGAGAGCCCAGCCTCAACTGG GTGGCTAATGCAGTAAACAGCAGCCTGTATTCAGCTGTGGGAGAGGAGTTCAACTCTCTGGGGCCGGAGCTGTGGAACGCCATCGACCAAGAGATCAACCTGCAAGGCTGTGACATATACAG CTACAACCCTGATCTGGACTCAGACCCTTTTGGTGAAGAGGGCAGCCTCTGGTCCTTCAACTACTTCTTCTACAACAAGAAACTCAAGAGGATTGTATTCTTCACATGTCGCTCTGTCAG CGTCCTGAGTGGCTATGGCCGTGACTCTCTTGACAATGAGCTGGACATGGAGCTGGATGACGAGGAGGAGATGGACGGCTTCACTGAGGACAG GTTCCCCAGAGCCTTGTGCGTGTGA